The following DNA comes from Chitinophaga nivalis.
GCTTTTCAGTGCACTGATATCTCCATTGGTCAGCATTCCCCTGTTATAGGTAAAGGAAGAACCATCTGCCCTTACAATAGAAGGATACCCATTGGCGGAATAAGAGTAGGGCCAGTACATCATCACAGAGTTAAAGTCGAACGTACCATAGTCGCTACCACTTTGGTAAATCTGGAAATTACTCTGTTGATTGGAATAGATATTATTCCAAAGGATACGGATATATCTGTCGCGGTCCTTGCGGGTATGCTCATGATATAAACCGGCAGCATGGCCCATTTCATGTACAGTACTGCCCAATGAAATCTGGCCGTCCAGCGTGATATTCTGTGCGCCGCCCCACATACCAATTGCCGCCCATCCGTCGCCGCCATTGGGTGATCCCGACGTAAAATTAACGTAGTTGGACTGGTTCGTACGGGCAATCCAGCGGATATTGGTTTTCGCATTGTAGTGGGCAATCGCATCTGCTATTTTCTGACGGGTATTGTTGGGTACATTACCAGCAATGGTATAGTAGATACGTGCCTGCGGCCATCTGTCTACCGCCAGTACGCCTGCCCCTTCTGTACGGGGTGGAGGTGTTTGGGTTAATTGTTTATCTGACAATAAAATATCTCCCTGAAAAATATTAAAACCACCTTTCTGTTCATAGGTGATTTTTTCTCCCAGAAAATAACCGGTACGTATTTCGCCGGGTGCCTGCAGCGAAATATCTGTTGGTGGGGTCGCCTGTTCTTTTTTAGTACAGGCCGCAAAAACAAAGAGGAAGCCGAATGCAACAACAGTGGTTGCCTGGTGGATCAACGTTCTCATTTATAGCTGTATTATGGGTGAAGAGAATACTGGATGACAGGGCTTCATAAAACGCAGCAATGCTGATGATTACT
Coding sequences within:
- a CDS encoding M12 family metallopeptidase is translated as MRTLIHQATTVVAFGFLFVFAACTKKEQATPPTDISLQAPGEIRTGYFLGEKITYEQKGGFNIFQGDILLSDKQLTQTPPPRTEGAGVLAVDRWPQARIYYTIAGNVPNNTRQKIADAIAHYNAKTNIRWIARTNQSNYVNFTSGSPNGGDGWAAIGMWGGAQNITLDGQISLGSTVHEMGHAAGLYHEHTRKDRDRYIRILWNNIYSNQQSNFQIYQSGSDYGTFDFNSVMMYWPYSYSANGYPSIVRADGSSFTYNRGMLTNGDISALKSMYP